One Capsicum annuum cultivar UCD-10X-F1 chromosome 2, UCD10Xv1.1, whole genome shotgun sequence genomic window carries:
- the LOC107858237 gene encoding stigma-specific STIG1-like protein 1, protein MTVLSVASSVDKLEEETPIKDDNIMSESFGVPLNETDDESSSSIIRGVSRFLVHKSPYYYKSRIIQKRMTCNKNPRICRARGSPGPFCCKKKCVNVFADRQNCGFCGKKCRYNETCCRGQCVNTMFHERHCGGCNNQCQKGSACVYGMCSYAN, encoded by the coding sequence ATGACTGTACTTTCAGTAGCCTCATCAGTCGATAAATTAGAAGAAGAAACACCGATAAAAGATGACAATATTATGTCAGAATCATTTGGAGTccccttgaatgagactgatgaTGAAAGTTCATCATCCATTATTCGAGGGGTTAGTCGTTTTCTAGTACATAAATCACCTTATTATTACAAGTCAAGGATCATACAAAAACGAATGACATGTAACAAGAACCCAAGGATATGTCGTGCTAGAGGTAGCCCAGGGCCATTTTGCTGCAAGAAGAAGTGTGTAAATGTGTTTGCGGACAGACAAAATTGTGGATTTTGTGGGAAGAAATGCCGGTACAATGAGACATGTTGTAGAGGGCAGTGTGTTAATACTATGTTTCACGAGAGGCATTGTGGGGGTTGCAATAATCAGTGCCAGAAAGGCAGTGCTTGTGTCTATGGAATGTGCAGCTATGCAAATTAA
- the LOC107859613 gene encoding pentatricopeptide repeat-containing protein At5g56310-like: protein MVRASCKLVHALPKPNSNNSYHKSGVHLQDTFLGLLKSCSNENHIYQTHGFMIHHGLDQDNFILSQFFHTCSALGFVNYAYSILTSNPNPNIDLHNTLISIFSRQQHLSNDAICLYKQARAIGLYPDTYSIPFVLNAAVTCLITSRQIHCQAILTGLSNDVHVATSVVRMYSSFGCISDARKVFDEMRNKDVGLWNAMIVGYVKAHDMDTAKYLFDNMPEKNVVSWTTVIAGYAQGNQFSQAIGVFRKMMSVEGGAKPDEVTMLAALSACAHLGEHELGEWIHSYIIKHRLRRTVSLNNTLIDMYAKSGNVKKAVELFESMETRSLVTWSTVISALAVNGYGREALNMFSRMEMVGIRPNAVTLIAVLSACSHAGLVEEGRLYFKTMEEKHGISPDIRHYGCMVDLLGRAGYLDEAANMVKMMPFEANAAIWGSLLAAARNQGHVELGEQALQHLTEVEPHNSGNYSLVSNTYAALGRWSEARIARKIMRDTRIKKLPGGSFIKVKDTVNYFYSGDRSHSQCERMYRVLSLLNRESKTVLHEDYWGYEELLDVDNPQEGHL from the coding sequence ATGGTGCGGGCATCCTGTAAACTTGTTCATGCTCTACCAAAACCCAACTCCAATAACTCCTACCACAAATCCGGTGTTCATCTACAAGACACATTTTTAGGGTTGCTTAAAAGTTGTTCCAACGAAAATCACATTTATCAAACTCATGGCTTCATGATACACCATGGTTTAGATCAAGACAACTTCATTTTAAGCCAATTCTTCCATACATGTTCCGCCCTTGGCTTTGTCAATTATGCCTATTCAATTTTGACTTCCAACCCCAATCCAAACATAGATCTTCACAATACTTTGATCAGTATTTTCTCTCGACAACAACATTTATCTAACGATGCGATTTGCCTTTATAAACAAGCTCGAGCCATTGGATTATATCCTGATACTTACTCTATCCCTTTTGTGTTGAATGCTGCTGTAACTTGTCTGATCACCTCTAGGCAAATTCACTGTCAAGCTATATTAACTGGATTGAGCAATGATGTACACGTAGCAACGTCGGTTGTACGAATGTATTCTTCTTTTGGGTGCATTTCTGATGCGcgtaaggtgtttgatgaaatgcgcAACAAGGATGTGGGCTTGTGGAATGCCATGATAGTGGGCTATGTTAAAGCTCATGACATGGATACTGCCAAGTAcctgtttgataatatgcctgaGAAGAATGTGGTTTCTTGGACTACCGTAATTGCGGGGTACGCTCAAGGGAATCAGTTTTCTCAGGCTATAGGTGTGTTTCGGAAAATGATGAGTGTTGAAGGTGGCGCCAAGCCTGATGAAGTAACAATGTTAGCTGCACTTTCAGCTTGTGCCCACTTGGGCGAGCATGAGTTGGGTGAATGGATCCATAGTTATATTATAAAACACAGGTTACGCAGAACGGTGTCTCTTAACAATACACTTATTGATATGTATGCAAAATCTGGCAATGTAAAGAAGGCGGTAGAATTGTTCGAGAGCATGGAAACTAGGAGTCTTGTTACTTGGTCAACAGTGATTTCTGCATTGGCTGTCAACGGGTATGGAAGAGAAGCGCTTAACATGTTTTCTCGTATGGAAATGGTTGGAATTAGGCCAAACGCTGTCACCTTAATAGCAGTATTATCAGCATGTAGCCATGCGGGACTCGTGGAGGAGGGCAGATTGTATTTCAAGACAATGGAAGAAAAACATGGTATTAGTCCTGACATCAGACACTATGGTTGCATGGTTGATCTTTTAGGGCGCGCTGGCTACCTTGATGAGGCTGCAAATATGGTTAAAATGATGCCGTTTGAAGCTAATGCAGCGATTTGGGGATCACTTCTTGCCGCAGCGAGGAACCAAGGACATGTTGAACTTGGGGAGCAAGCTCTGCAGCATCTCACTGAAGTTGAACCGCATAATAGTGGGAATTATTCCCTTGTGTCAAATACATATGCTGCTCTTGGCAGGTGGAGTGAAGCGAGGATAGCAAGAAAGATCATGAGAGACACACGAATCAAAAAGTTGCCAGGTGGTAGCTTTATCAAGGTGAAAGACACGGTTAATTATTTCTATTCAGGAGACAGATCACATTCTCAGTGTGAGAGGATGTACAGAGTTCTATCACTGTTAAACAGGGAGTCAAAGACGGTACTGCATGAAGATTATTGGGGATATGAAGAGCTGCTTGATGTTGATAACCCTCAAGAGGGCCACTTATAA
- the LOC107861268 gene encoding protein GRIM REAPER-like: MNCLKIFLLLAIIMVSATILSAASSVDKLEEEMPVIDDKNNEVDDMVESFEAPLNETDESSSSIRGASRFLLAHESPYYKSKIIKQRMTCNKNPRICRAKGSPGPFCCKKKCVNVFADRHNCGICGKKCRYNETCCRGKCVNTMFHKRHCGGCGNKCQKGSACVYGMCSYAN, encoded by the coding sequence ATGAATTGCTTGAAAATTTTCCTTTTGCTAGCCATTATAATGGTTTCAGCAACTATACTTTCGGCGGCTTCATCAGTCGataaattagaagaagaaatGCCCGTAATAGATGACAAGAATAATGAAGTTGACGATATGGTTGAATCATTTGAAGCCCCTTTGAATGAAACTGATGAAAGTTCATCATCCATTCGAGGGGCTAGTCGTTTTCTTTTAGCACATGAATCTCCTTATTACAAGTCCAAAATCATAAAACAGCGTATGACATGTAACAAGAACCCTAGAATATGTCGTGCCAAAGGTAGCCCAGGGCCATTTTGCTGCAAGAAGAAGTGTGTAAACGTGTTTGCGGACAGGCATAATTGTGGAATTTGTGGGAAGAAATGCAGGTACAATGAGACTTGTTGTAGAGGGAAATGCGTTAACACTATGTTTCACAAGAGGCATTGTGGAGGTTGTGGTAACAAGTGCCAGAAAGGAAGTGCTTGTGTCTATGGAATGTGCAGCTATGCAAATTAA
- the LOC107858238 gene encoding stigma-specific STIG1-like protein 1: MAFACNLSASIQEQTMLKEDEDKNNEAEAVKDTQETTVKEATTSDSVAMEKIHFWKIHERIFGSKIIPCSKNPKICLAKGSPGPFCCKNKCVNFLVDKENCGLCGIKCKFNEICCKGFCVNALSGKKYAGHCGII; encoded by the coding sequence ATGGCATTTGCTTGCAACCTTTCAGCATCAATTCAAGAGCAAACAATGTTGAAAGAAGACGAAGACAAAAATAACGAGGCTGAAGCAGTAAAAGACACACAAGAAACAACCGTTAAAGAGGCTACTACAAGTGATTCTGTTGCTATGGAAAAAATTCATTTCTGGAAAATTCATGAGAGAATATTTGGCAGCAAAATTATACCATGCAGCAAGAATCCTAAAATATGCCTTGCTAAGGGTAGTCCAGGGCCTTTTTGTTGCAAGAACAAGTGCGTGAATTTCTTAGTGGACAAAGAGAACTGTGGACTTTGTGGGATAAAATGCAAGTTCAATGAGATTTGTTGCAAAGGATTCTGTGTTAACGCTTTGTCTGGAAAAAAATATGCAGGACATTGTGGAATAATTTGA